A genomic region of Populus nigra chromosome 11, ddPopNigr1.1, whole genome shotgun sequence contains the following coding sequences:
- the LOC133667881 gene encoding protein RGF1 INDUCIBLE TRANSCRIPTION FACTOR 1-like: MIINDQETTVREIKPNIRRIMGGGGPDDDVDDHKEDIKWPPWLHPLLETSFFVQCKLHADAHKSECNMYCLDCMNGALCSVCLSLHSDHRAIQIRRSSYHDVIRVSEIQKYLDITGVQTYIINSARIVFLNERPQPRPGKGVTNTCHVCERSLLDSFSFCSLGCKIVGTSKNFRKKKRYKEMDGSSDTEESTIKGIGNGGARSKVQSFTPSTPPPSAMNNYRTAKRRKGVPHRSPMGGYIIEY; this comes from the exons ATGATCATCAATGATCAAGAAACCACTGTGAGAGAAATCAAACCCAACATCAGAAGAATCAtg GGAGGTGGTGGTCctgatgatgatgttgatgatCATAAAGAAGATATCAAGTGGCCACCATGGCTGCATCCACTTCTTGAAACAAGCTTCTTTGTTCAATGCAAGCTTCATGCTGATGCTCATAAGAGCGAATGCAATATGTACTGCTTGGATTGCATGAACGGTGCCCTTTGTTCTGTTTGCCTTTCACTCCACAGTGACCATAGAGCTATTCAG ATAAGGAGGTCATCATACCATGATGTGATTAGGGTGTCTGAAATTCAGAAATACTTGGACATAACAGGAGTCCAGACATACATTATCAACAGTGCTAGAATTGTGTTCTTGAATGAGAGGCCTCAGCCTAGGCCTGGTAAAGGTGTTACCAACACTTGCCATGTCTGTGAGCGTAGCCTCCTGGATTCCTTCAGTTTTTGCTCTCTTGGTTGCAAG ATTGTTGGAACATCAAAGAATTttaggaagaagaaaaggtacAAGGAGATGGATGGTTCATCAGACACTGAAGAATCAACTATAAAAGGCATTGGCAACGGAGGTGCTAGAAGCAAAGTACAAAGCTTTACACCATCAACCCCACCTCCAAGTGCTATGAATAATTATAGGACTGCCAAGAGGAGGAAGGGGGTTCCACACAGATCTCCAATGGGAGGATATATCATAGAATACTAG